ACCTCTCAACTTGCGTATCCAGACAAGACAAATGCACACAAGTATCAGTAGACTTGCCGTGACTGGGAGTACAATCTTCAGTGCACCAGTCTTCTTACGGACTGCAAGACAACAGATAGAATACTTACTCACTATACATAAAAGTTGATTGACGAAGTGTGTATATCCAGGCCAACTATTGGTTTACGTGGAAGGGAGAGGGAaacaaaagagaaagagaaaaacataTATGGATATCTACTGTGATACTGTATCTTCTCACAAAACATTAAGTAAAGTACAAGAAAAATAATGTTGGGAAGCAAGTTGTATCTAGTGTAAAATTGACCGCAGTCACCAAACACGCTAACATATAGACTCATGAGCATGTAAATGTTTGCCATGTGAAATAGAAAAACTTGAATACACCTGATGAAGAAGGATACTGCCTTTGATCTAAAGTAGGGAGAGCAAAACTGGTAGTAGTGAGCTGACCATGAACTTGTCGGGAGTCCTCATGTTAAGCAAGGTAACGAAACTATCTCCTTGACCACAATGCAGCTGCTTCTTTCTCTGACATCCTAGGGAAAAGTCAAGACCAATAGATTCATATCCATCAAGGCACTTGCATGTCGCAACTGCATGCGTGGTATCACAATAGCCAAACAGGCCGCATGAAGCATAGCAGTCACAGCTAGGACCGGGCCGCTCAAAGAAAACCTCCCAAGCTAATGAGTTGTTGTTCCACGCCAGGAATTTCACCATGCCCATGTAGTGCAGCACCATGCGCATGCCTGGTGAGCCGTTAGAGACAGTGTACGTCAAGTAAAACTCACCACCTCTGTTGACAATTGTTTGGGACATGATGGGACCTGATTCCCTCTGATACATGGCAGAGACCAATACACCATCCAGCGCAGCCCTGCGCCAGTATGGCCTCGTCCTATTCCAAACGAGGATCTGGAGGCTTGAGTCACCACCCAAGGAGTAGTCACTCGTAGATGGGTCATCAGGGGCTCTCCAGGCAACGAGGTGCGTGGAGAGGTTGTTGTTGTTGCTCAGCTGTAAACTCATATTTGGGAGAATGGTGTCGACTGGGTGATGGAAGCTCTGCCATATATCTGTGCCATTCGGCAACCTGATAACCAAGTTCCCAGAGTCCAGCAGCATGGCAGCAGCTCCGGTGGCTTCAGTGGTGATGTTGTTCGTGGTTGTCCAAAGAGTGCTTCCTTTGGAGTCTAACAAGACAAGATCAGAGCTGCTGGTCAGAACAAACTTACCAGAGGAGCTGCCAGTGATAGGGCTGTCGTGGTTTGCGACCCACACATATGTTCGCTCGGGGATGTTGTGGTACCATATGCCGACATATGAGTTTGCAGTTGAGTTTTTCGGGGAGAAGAAGCCAAGAGCAAAGATGCTATCATTTGAGATGAGCCTGTCGTCGATGG
The sequence above is a segment of the Triticum dicoccoides isolate Atlit2015 ecotype Zavitan unplaced genomic scaffold, WEW_v2.0 scaffold10933, whole genome shotgun sequence genome. Coding sequences within it:
- the LOC119342917 gene encoding S-locus-specific glycoprotein S6-like, with amino-acid sequence MGMILLPVFTLLLLICFCNSKDRLTPAKPLSIDDRLISNDSIFALGFFSPKNSTANSYVGIWYHNIPERTYVWVANHDSPITGSSSDSKGSTLWTTTNNITTEATGAAAMLLDSGNLVIRLPNGTDIWQSFHHPVDTILPNMSLQLSNNNNLSTHLVAWRAPDDPSTSDYSLGGDSSLQILVWNRTRPYWRRAALDGVLVSAMYQRESGPIMSQTIVNRGGEFYLTYTVSNGSPGMRMVLHYMGMVKFLAWNNNSLAWEVFFERPGPSCDCYASCGLFGYCDTTHAVATCKCLDGYESIGLDFSLGCQRKKQLHCGQGDSFVTLLNMRTPDKFMVSSLLPVLLSLL